GGCGGAAACCTTGCAGTGCTACTTGGTCTTCACCAACACCGTCGTTATTAAACTCTTTTAATAACACAGCAGCAGGACGGCTTTTCTGGATGATGGTTGCAATATTGCGGATTTGAATCACTTTTTCCGCTTTCTTGAGCTCAGCATCATCGCTGATAGAGGCGTTTTCCCATTGGGCAATCAAGTCATCTTGCTCACTTTGAGTCATGCTCATTACTTCACTTAGTTCAGCAAAGTCTGAGTGATCGAAAGAGATGTTGAAGGCGGCAATAGATACTTCAGTAGGAGCTACCGGCGTTGGTTCTACAGGATAGATATTAGTAGTGTCATCATCATTACAACCGACGAGAACGGTAGTGGCGATGGCTGCAGCAAGTAACGTTTTGGTAAAGCGCATGGGGAACCTCTAGAGCATCCAGATTAGAAAATGGCACTGATGGCCGAAGTGTCACTATTTGTGAGTTCATTGGGCGGCTCACAATTCGGCGCAAGTATAGAGTTTCGCTGGGGCTTGGCTATGATCTGGTTCACAAAAAATGGCGAATCAATGTTCTGAATTGGTACGCGGCAGGGGCTAATTTGTGAACCGCATCGATTTATGTGAGATTATTACCTTAATTTAGATTTATAAATCAGTAGGTTAAATGTGTTCTTGTGGGTAGCCATGGCAACGCCTTTAGCGTAACCGTTTACTTATATTTTTTTATTCCTAACGTTGGCTGTTCTATAGCAATACGTTGTTCTCACCATAAGTAGCCTGCTAGTTTCAATGTTCATTTATTAAACAGGGACTAGATATGCCTTTATTAACTCCTCTTGCTGCCGATACAACTCCTGAGCTTGCCAATGATTTTGCACTGTTCGAGCGGATACTAGGGTTTGTCCCCAACAGTTTGCTGACCATGCAGCGGGTACCAGCAATGGTGACCGGCTTTGGGGCACTCACAAAGGCGGTAATGGATCCCAATGGCGATGTTGATCCAGGCTTTAAGCGAATACTGGCACACTTTTGTAGCCGTGCTGCGGGGTGCCAATATTGTGAAGCACACTCGTTAATTGCTGCAGAGTTACATGATGTTTCCCATCAAAAGGTGTTGGCGGTTTGGGAATACCAAACCAGTCCGCTTTACACTGATGCGGAGCGCGTTGCACTGGACTTTGCTCTAGCTGCTGGAAGCGTACCTAATGCAGTTGATGAACCATTGATGGAACGGATGCGGCAGTACTGGAGTGAGGTGCAGATCGTTGAGATCCTTGGTGCGATTTCACTCTACGGCTTCTTGAATCGCTGGAACGACTCAATGGCCACGCAAATCGAGCAACCGGCGTTAGCAATGGGACAAGAGGTGTTGTCACCTGGTGGCTGGAACGGCGGAAAACACCGGTAATCGCAGCGATAGCTCTGCTGACTTAAGTTGGGCTATAAAGCAGTATAAATAACGTAAACACTTAGTATTTATCGGGTAAAATGAATTCCTCATGGAAGGGAGTGGTAATGATGGGATTCAAAATCATTAAGATGGTGATAAGTGGATTTGTCAGTGCTGTATTGGCGCTACCAGTTAGTGCGGCGCCAACAGCAACGGAAGCCGAGTTGCTGCAACATATCGAGCTGATGATTGATGATGGATCCCTCAACCCTCAAGAGCTTATGCCTGAATTAAAGTCATTTCAGGCGTTCGCCCAAGAGCGGCTCTGGTCAACGGTAGCCATCACCACCTCGGCCAGTCTGCTATTCCTCTATGCCCATAGTGGCGACTTTGAAGCCGCCGAGCAGGAGTTACACACCTTTGAACAGTTTAATGCCGCTGATATTGATAACCAAAGCCTAAGCTCTGCATTGGGTGCGCAGGCGTATATAGCCGCGTCGCGTAAAGAGTATGGGCGCTTTTCGAAACTCAAGGCGCAGACGCTGGCGCTGGTCGAGCAGTTAGCGCTTGCCGGTGATATCGAGCTGCAGGGGTGGACCCTACTGGAGCTAGGCAACAACACATTATGGCTTGGAGATTCTCAGGGCGCACTGGAGCCTATTATGGCGGCTATTCGTATATTTCGAGCTACGGATGATTTGGACAGCCTCAGTAATGCCCAAAATACCTTGGCCAACATTCACCGGGAAATGGGTAATTACCAACGTGCTATCGATATCTACCTTGAGTTGTTAGCGGATACTGAGTTGCCTGTCAGCGATTTCAATCGCTCGATCATGCTCTACAACGTGGGCAAAACCTACATCTTATCTGAGCAATATGAGGCTGCGCGGGAGTACATTGATAAGGCCCGAGCATTAAGCATTGAGAGCAATGATCTGGTTGGAGTAGCTTACGCAGACTTGTTGCTCAGTGAGCATTATCTCCAACTTAAACAGTTTGAACAGGTGCTACAACAGTTAGCTTTGGTTGAAGAGGTGTTTACGGCCGATCGCAGTCCAGAGCAATACCTCACCATTCTCAACCACAAAGTAGAAGCGATGATCGGCCTTGCCAACCTGGAGGCTGCAGAGCAGCTGTTAGCACAGCTGGAGCGGGCATTAATAAACAAAGGTGATGCTGATTTGCTCAAGTATCAGCTGCTCCATTATCAGTTGGCCGTGGCCAAACAAGACCCGGAAACGGCGATGGAAGCCTATAAGGTTTATGCGGATCTTAAAATTGAGAAAGCTGAGCAGGCACGGGAGAGCTCGATGCAACAGCGTCTCGCCGAATTTGGCATTGAACAGGCCAATGCTGAAAACAGGTTGCTTGAGCAGGCAAATCAGCTCAAACAAGCCAAGCTAGATAAAGCCGAAAACGAAGTAACGGTGCTGTATCTGTTAGGATTGGCCTCCATCATCTTTTGCGGTTCGATTATTTTGTTTTGGTCGCGTGAGCGCGCCAGCCGGCACAAAATCCAACAAGTGGCGTTGCAAGACTTCCTCACCGGGTCGCCCAACCGCCGTGCAGTGATGGAGTATGGTAGTAAGACACTCAGTATATGCGTACGAGAGCAGCAGCCTTTCTCGTTAGCTATTATCGATTTGGATTACTTTAAATCGGTTAATGATGAATATGGCCATGATGTTGGCGATAAGGTACTGCAGGCATTTGCTCAGCTGTGCAAACACGAACTGCGTAATGAGGATCAGTTTGGTCGCTTTGGTGGCGAAGAGTGGTTATTGGTGTTTCCAGCCACCAGCGAAGACCAACTAGAGGCTGTCTTTAGCCGATTACGGCAGCAGTTCAGCGCCGTTGATATCGATGGGGTTAGCGCTGATAAGGAGTTCACTTTCAGTATGGGTTCAGCGCAGTTGCGTCAAGGCCACGGCGATCTCGATACTTTAATTAAAGTTGCCGACAGAAACTTATACCGAGCGAAGAGTCAAGGACGCAACCGACTGGTTACGTCGCTACCCGTTGATAGGTAACAACAAACACAAACGGCACCAGTAAGGTGCCGTTTTTTTAGGCTGTGTCGTAGTTAGCTGTTGAAGTTTATCTTAAGCCTTCGGCTGCACCGATTTCGGTGCTTTTAGGGGGCGATGTCGCGGTGGCGACGGCACATTCTTGTATGCATTAGGGGAGCTTCGCCCCCTTTGGAATTCCCCTTGCCTTAGGTCGCCGTCCAAAACGCTTGGCTGAACTGCTCCAATGCGGCAGAAGATCAATAGCGGTAGTGCTTTACCCTTGGTATCGCGACTCGCCTAGCCAGTGCTTTAACAGCCTTGGAAAGAACAACACTTAATTGGTACACAGCCTTTTTTATGAATCAATATATTAGCGCCGCCGCAATAGCAATAGCGCAGCCAGCGCAAAGAGCATGCTGGGTAGCATCGCCCCCAAGAAGGTCGGCAATCCGAGCACCATACTCATTGGACCGAAGATCTCGTTGCTAAGGTAGAAGCTAAAGCCGGTGATGACCCCGAGTAAAATCCGAGCGCCCATGGTAACGGTCCGCAGTGGCCCAAAGATAAACGACAAACCAAGCATCATCATCACCGCAACCGTCACAGGTTGAGCTACTTTGCGCCACAGGGCTAGCCAGTAACGGGTAGGATCTTGACGGTTTGCATCTAAATAATCCAAGTAATCGACTAGGCCAGAGATCGATAATGACTCCGGCTTTACCGTCACAACCTGTAATTTTTCTGGAGTTAGGTTGGATTGCCAGTAGCTGGTGAGCTCATGGCTGGTATCGATTTTATCGTCGTTAAAGTGGGTGCGGGTAACGTCACTTAGCTGCCAGGAGTTGCCTTCAAATTGCGCTATTTCAGCATGGGTAACGTGGCGAAGGGTGTTGTCTTCATCAAAGCGATAGAGGGTAATGCCGGACAGATGATCAGCGTTGATAACCTCTCTAATATTAACAAAACCGTCGCCGTCTTTGGCCCAGGTGCCACTGCTACTGGAGCGGATTAAACTGCCACCAGAGCGCTTTTGTGCGGCATATTCCCGTGCGGTTTTCTCCGCAACTGGGGCAACGTATTCACCGATTAGCATCACACACAACATCAACGGCAGCGCTGTTTTTAGCACCGACATGGCAATGTTCATCCGTGATAATCCTGCCGCTTGCATCACTACCAATTCTGAGCTTTGGGCCAGCATGCCCATGCCGATAAGTGCCCCGAGCATGGCGGCAATCGGGAAAAAGGTTTCGATATCCCGCGGGATAAGAAATAGCACGTACACCACCACGTCCCAGGTGGTGAAGTCGCCTTTACCGGCCCAGCGCAGCTTATCAACGAATTTAATCAGGCCGGACAAGCCCGTTAGCACCAGCAAACATACGGTAGAACTGCCGATGATGGTGCGAGCGATGTATTGATCTAAGATCTTAATCATGCGGCTTTCTCCGCTGACTTGCGAAAGCGAAACTTAGACAGGAACTTACGCCCTGACGGTCTGCCTTTGCCAACGAGGATGATGCCAATCAAAAACGCAGTAGCGTGGATCCACCAAAGCCCCATCTGAATCGGCACTGAGCCGTTTTCTAGTGCCTTGCGACCCGCCATCATCAAGCCGAAATAACCAAGGAAAATCAGAATCGCAGGGATCATTTTAGCGTACTTACCTTGACGTACATTAACCCGCGACATCGGCACCGCAATCAATACCAGCAACGGCAATGAGAATGGAATGGCAATGCGCCAGTGCAGCTCCGCCATCGCATCAATGCTGCCATCGTCCAGCAGTTGTTGCACTGTCAAGGCACTCATCTTGCGGCGTTGGGCTTCTGCCTGTTGCTCGCGGATCTCCATTTCGTATTCGCTGAACTTAATCTGGCTGTACTCGAGCTGATTGATCACCCCGTTGATGCGAGTGCCATCGTCGAGGACAAGGCGACGGGAGCCGTTCTGCTCTTCCAGAATTGAACCACCGTCAGCCATTACGATTGAAGTACTGGCGTCTTCAGTGGTGAAAACTTCACCTTCTACCGCTTTGGGCAGCTGGGCTACAAATACCTTCGATAATTTACCTTTTTCTATATCCTCAACATACACCACTGCTTGGCCGTTGCCGGTTTTCTGGAAGCGACCTTGGACGATCGAGGAGAGCCCGGCATCGGCCTTAGCTTCTTCAAGTACCTGATACTCAACCTCCTTGGCCCAAGGGGCGAGGTAGAGCGTGGAGTAGGCCGATATCCCGGCCATAAGCACTGCCAGCATCAAGGTGACGCGGGTGACGTACCATTCAGATACGCCAACCGCATGCAGTACCGTCATCTCACTGTCGGCATACATGCGCCCGTGGGCCGTCATCACTCCAAGAAAGAGTGATAATGGCAAAATAAGGGTTAAGAGCTCTGGAAGGTTCAATGCCAGAATGGTTGCAACAAGTTGGCCGGGAAACTGGCCATCAGCGGCATCGGCTAAGATCCGGACAAACTGTTGGCTCACGAAGATGGTGAGCAACACTGCCAGAACCGCCATTTGCGACTTTAGTGCTTCTTTGAGCAGATACTTAAGTAATATCAACGCTGTGTCCGCTTAGTAAACTGGTAATTTCTCTGGTAACGGGCCGTGTTTTAAGTAGACTGTTTGTTTTAATACCTTTTCAACAGTCGTTACGGGCTGTTATCGTAAGGTTAAGTGCAAAAAGTGTTTATAACAAATGCGAACCTACTATTGGGTTCGTCGCCACTTGGCCAGCAAAAGACGTATTATCTAACAATATTAACGTCATGTCTTTAAGAACAGGGAGATGCCATGGAGTTCAGTGTAAAAAGCGGCAGTCCAGAAAAGCAGCGTAGCGCATGTATTGTAGTTGGCGTATTTGAACCACGTCGACTCTCTGCGGTAGGTGAGCAGCTGGATAAGATCAGTGAAGGCTACATCAGCAACTTACTACGTCGCGGCGATCTAGAAGGAAAGCCAGGGCAGATGCTGTTATTGCATCAAGTACCGAATGTGTTGTCTGAGCGCGTTCTATTGGTAGGTTGCGGCAAAGAGCGTGAGCTCGATGAGCGTCAATACAAGCAGATCATCAGCAAAACCATCAACACCTTGAACGACACCGGTTCAATGGAAGCAGTGTGCTTCTTGACCGAACTGCACGTTAAGGGTCGCGATAGCTACTGGAAGGTTCGTCAAGCTGTAGAGGCAACCAACACCTGCCTGTACACCTTCGATGCGATGAAGTCGAAGAAAGATGAAACCCGTCGTCCGCTGCGCAAGATGGTGTTTAATGTACCAACTCGCCGCGAGCTAGCGATTGGTGAAAAGGCGATCGCTCACGGTATGGCCGTTTCTAATGGCAACAAACTGTGCCGCGACGTTGCCAACATGCCGCCAAACGTATGCAACCCAGCTTACTTGGCTAGCCAAGCGAAACAGATAGCTGAGAAATTCGACAAGCTGCAGGTTCGTACCGTTGGTGAAGAGCAGATGGCAGAGCTAGGCATGAACGCCTACCTTGCTGTTGGCCGTGGTTCTGTTAATGAATCGGTCATGACGGTAATGACCTACAACGGTGCCAGTGACCCTGAACGCAAGCCGATTGTCTTGGTTGGTAAAGGTTTGACCTTCGATTCCGGCGGTATCAGCTTGAAGCCAGGCGAAGGCATGGACGAGATGAAGTACGACATGGGTGGCGCCGCAGGCGTTATCGGTGCCATGCGGGCACTGTGTGAACTCGACTTAGACATCAATGTTGTGGCCATCTTGGCCGGTTGCGAGAACATGCCAAGCAGCAACGCTTACCGTCCTGGTGACATTCTTACTACTATGTCTGGCCAAACCGTCGAAGTGCTGAATACCGATGCGGAAGGTCGTTTAGTCCTGTGTGATGCCCTGACTTATGTTGAACAGTTCGACCCAGAAGTGGTTATCGACACCGCTACCTTAACCGGTGCCTGTGTGGTTGCCCTGGGCAAACACGCCACTGGTATGTTGTCGAATCAAAACAGCTTGGCACACGATCTGGTTGCTGCCGGTGAGTCCTCAGGCGATCGTTGCTGGCGCTTGCCATTATGGGATGATTACGCTGATCAGCTCGACAGCCCATTTGCTGACATGACCAACCTCGGTGGTAAAGGTGCAGGTACCATTACTGCAGCTCTGTTCCTATCAAAGTTTACTAAGAAATACTCTTGGGCACACCTTGATGTAGCAGGCACAGCATGGAACAGCGGTGCAAATAAAGGCTCTACCGGTCGTCCGGTGCCAATCCTAACTCAGTACTTGTTAGGTCGTGCTGGCGAAGCCGATAGCGAATAACTCTCATAGGGTTTATTCATTAAACAAAGGAGCTCATAATGAGCTCCTTTTTTGTGGTTGGCTGTCGTGAACGGTTCGATTACGCTCGCGGTGAAGCAACCCTACGTTGGTATCAGATAATAAATACTCGTAGTTCCGGTTAGGTGTTTTGTGCCGTAACTCGACAACCCTTACTACCGCTTGAGGAACCAATGCCCAAAGCTCTCTTTTATGTGATGACAGCCGCTAATGATGCGGAGCAGTTGGCGTGTGAATTGGCCGCTCGTAGCTACAGCAAAGGCCAAGGAATGGTGATCTATTGCGCTGATCGCAGCCAAGCGGAACGGGTTGATGAGTTGCTGTGGCAATTCGACGCCGAGCGATTCATTCCCCACAATTTAGCCGGTGAGGGCCCACAAGCGGGCGCACCGGTAGTGATTCATTGGCAAGATAGCGATCACAATCGGTTAGAAAATCGACCGCAGTTGCTAAACCTTGCCCCCGAACTGCCCAATTTTGCGGTACAATTCGGACAAATTATCGATTTTGTTCCGGCTGATGATCAGGCTAAGGCGCAGGCGCGAAGAAGATTTGCCGCCGCACGCCAAATGGGACTCGCTACGAGTACCCATGATTTAGCCAGTCAGCCGTTTTAGTTTCTACGAGATATAAGATCCCATGGATAAGACGTACAACCCGCAGTCTATCGAGCAGCGCCACTACCAGCGCTGGGAAAACGCCGGCTACTTTAAGCCACACGGCGACACCAGCAAAGATGCGTACAGCATCATGATCCCGCCGCCAAACGTAACTGGCAGCTTGCACATGGGTCACGCCTTCCAAGATACCATCATGGATACCATGATCCGCTACCAGCGGATGCAGGGTAAAAACACTCTGTGGCAGGTTGGTACCGATCACGCCGGTATTGCTACCCAGATGGTGGTTGAGCGTAAACTTTCTGCCCAGAACATCACTCGCCAAGATCTTGGCCGTGAAACCTTTATCGACAAGGTGTGGGAATGGAAAGAAGAGTCAGGTGGCACCATCACTCAGCAGCTGCGCCGTTTGGGTGCTTCGGTGGATTGGGAGCGCGAGCGCTTTACCATGGATCCGGGCATGTCTGCCGCCACTCAGGAAGTGTTTGTTAGCCTCTATAATGACGACCTTATCTACCGTGGTAAGCGCCTGGTTAACTGGGATCCAAAGCTACACACCGCCATCTCTGATCTGGAAGTAGAAAACAAAGATAAGAAAGGCTTTATGTGGCACTTCCGCTACCCATTAGCGGATGGTGTTACAACTGCTGACGGCAAAGATTACATCGTGGTTGCGACTACTCGTCCAGAAACCATGCTGGGCGATACAGGCGTTGCGGTAAATGCTGAAGATCCACGTTACCAAGATCTGATCGGCAAAGAGCTGATCCTGCCAATCGTGGGTCGTCGTATCCCTATCGTTGCCGATGAGCATGCAGATATGACCAAGGGCACCGGTTGTGTGAAGATCACTCCAGCTCACGACTTCAACGATTACGAAGTTGGTAAGCGTCATGCGCTGCCGATGATCAACGTGTTGACCTTCAATGCCGACATTCGTGATGAAGCCGAAGTACTGGACACCAACGGTGAAGTGTCTGACGTTTACTCTGCTGAACTGCCAGTTAAATACCACGGCATGGAGCGCTTTGCTGCTCGTCGTGCTGTGGTTGCCGAGTTTGAACAACTGGGTCTGCTGGAAGAGATCAAAGATCACGAGCTAACCGTACCTTACGGTGACCGTGGCGGCGTGGTTATCGAACCAATGCTGACCGATCAATGGTACGTACGTGTCGCACCATTGGCCAAGCCAGCGGTTGAAGCGGTTGAGAATGGCGACATCAAGTTTGTGCCGCAGCAATACGAGAACATGTATTTCGCGTGGATGCGCGACGTTCAAGACTGGTGTATCTCTCGTCAGCTGTGGTGGGGTCACCGTATCCCAGCATGGTACGACGAAGCCGGTAAGGTTTACGTTGGTAACAGCGAAGCAGAGGTGCGCGCCAAGCACAGCTTGGGCGAAGACGTTACGCTGGAGCAAGATAACGACGTACTGGATACTTGGTTTTCCTCAGCATTGTGGACCTTCGGCACCCTAGGTTGGCCAGAGAAGACACCAGAGCTGGAAACCTTCCACCCAACCGATGTGTTGGTAACCGGTTTTGATATCATCTTCTTCTGGGTTGCCCGCATGATCATGATGACCATGCACTTCAACAAAGACAAAGAAGGCAAAGCACAGGTACCGTTTAAGACCGTTTACGTAACCGGTTTGATCCGTGATGAACAGGGCGACAAGATGTCTAAGTCCAAGGGCAACGTGCTTGACCCGCTGGATATGATCGACGGCATCGATCTGGAATCACTGGTAACCAAGCGTACCGGCAACATGATGCAACCACAGCTGGCGGCTAAGATTGAGAAGTCTACCCGTAAGCAGTTCCCTGACGGCATCGTACCGCACGGTACCGATGCACTGCGTTTCACCCTTGCTGCTATGGCCTCTACCGGCCGTGACATCAACTGGGACATGAACCGTCTGGAAGGGTACCGTAACTTTACCAACAAACTTTGGAACGCCAGCCGTTACGTGCTGATGAACACCGAAGAGCAGGATTGTGGTAAAGAAGGCGGTGAGCTGGAGCTGAGCCTTGCAGATCGCTGGATCTTGGCACAGTACAACGACACCGTTAAGTCATTGCGCGAAGCGATGGACAGCTACCGTTTCGACATCGCAGCTAACATCGCTTATGAGTTCACTTGGAACCAGTTCTGTGACTGGTACCTAGAGCTTACCAAGCCAGTACTGCAAGGTGGCAATGAAGCACAGCAGCGTGGTACCCGCCATACCTTGTTGACTGTACTGGAAGGCATTCTGCGCCTGATGCACCCATTGATGCCATACATCACTGAAGAGATCTGGCTGACAGTCGCACCGATGATCCGCACTGATGTTGCTGCAGCTGCTAGCGATAC
The genomic region above belongs to Ferrimonas lipolytica and contains:
- the lptF gene encoding LPS export ABC transporter permease LptF translates to MILLKYLLKEALKSQMAVLAVLLTIFVSQQFVRILADAADGQFPGQLVATILALNLPELLTLILPLSLFLGVMTAHGRMYADSEMTVLHAVGVSEWYVTRVTLMLAVLMAGISAYSTLYLAPWAKEVEYQVLEEAKADAGLSSIVQGRFQKTGNGQAVVYVEDIEKGKLSKVFVAQLPKAVEGEVFTTEDASTSIVMADGGSILEEQNGSRRLVLDDGTRINGVINQLEYSQIKFSEYEMEIREQQAEAQRRKMSALTVQQLLDDGSIDAMAELHWRIAIPFSLPLLVLIAVPMSRVNVRQGKYAKMIPAILIFLGYFGLMMAGRKALENGSVPIQMGLWWIHATAFLIGIILVGKGRPSGRKFLSKFRFRKSAEKAA
- a CDS encoding valine--tRNA ligase, yielding MDKTYNPQSIEQRHYQRWENAGYFKPHGDTSKDAYSIMIPPPNVTGSLHMGHAFQDTIMDTMIRYQRMQGKNTLWQVGTDHAGIATQMVVERKLSAQNITRQDLGRETFIDKVWEWKEESGGTITQQLRRLGASVDWERERFTMDPGMSAATQEVFVSLYNDDLIYRGKRLVNWDPKLHTAISDLEVENKDKKGFMWHFRYPLADGVTTADGKDYIVVATTRPETMLGDTGVAVNAEDPRYQDLIGKELILPIVGRRIPIVADEHADMTKGTGCVKITPAHDFNDYEVGKRHALPMINVLTFNADIRDEAEVLDTNGEVSDVYSAELPVKYHGMERFAARRAVVAEFEQLGLLEEIKDHELTVPYGDRGGVVIEPMLTDQWYVRVAPLAKPAVEAVENGDIKFVPQQYENMYFAWMRDVQDWCISRQLWWGHRIPAWYDEAGKVYVGNSEAEVRAKHSLGEDVTLEQDNDVLDTWFSSALWTFGTLGWPEKTPELETFHPTDVLVTGFDIIFFWVARMIMMTMHFNKDKEGKAQVPFKTVYVTGLIRDEQGDKMSKSKGNVLDPLDMIDGIDLESLVTKRTGNMMQPQLAAKIEKSTRKQFPDGIVPHGTDALRFTLAAMASTGRDINWDMNRLEGYRNFTNKLWNASRYVLMNTEEQDCGKEGGELELSLADRWILAQYNDTVKSLREAMDSYRFDIAANIAYEFTWNQFCDWYLELTKPVLQGGNEAQQRGTRHTLLTVLEGILRLMHPLMPYITEEIWLTVAPMIRTDVAAAASDTIMLQQYPEFTESLVDEVSKTELEWVKEFITAVRNIRGELNVAPSKPLNVLLKNAKADELARIEANRLMLTKLANLESISVLEGDAPMSTTQLIGELELLIPMAGLIDVAAEVARIDKQIGKLAQEAERVEKKLGNQGFLAKAPEAVVVKEQAKLDEAKRDIAKLEEQKEQLKAL
- a CDS encoding diguanylate cyclase; amino-acid sequence: MMGFKIIKMVISGFVSAVLALPVSAAPTATEAELLQHIELMIDDGSLNPQELMPELKSFQAFAQERLWSTVAITTSASLLFLYAHSGDFEAAEQELHTFEQFNAADIDNQSLSSALGAQAYIAASRKEYGRFSKLKAQTLALVEQLALAGDIELQGWTLLELGNNTLWLGDSQGALEPIMAAIRIFRATDDLDSLSNAQNTLANIHREMGNYQRAIDIYLELLADTELPVSDFNRSIMLYNVGKTYILSEQYEAAREYIDKARALSIESNDLVGVAYADLLLSEHYLQLKQFEQVLQQLALVEEVFTADRSPEQYLTILNHKVEAMIGLANLEAAEQLLAQLERALINKGDADLLKYQLLHYQLAVAKQDPETAMEAYKVYADLKIEKAEQARESSMQQRLAEFGIEQANAENRLLEQANQLKQAKLDKAENEVTVLYLLGLASIIFCGSIILFWSRERASRHKIQQVALQDFLTGSPNRRAVMEYGSKTLSICVREQQPFSLAIIDLDYFKSVNDEYGHDVGDKVLQAFAQLCKHELRNEDQFGRFGGEEWLLVFPATSEDQLEAVFSRLRQQFSAVDIDGVSADKEFTFSMGSAQLRQGHGDLDTLIKVADRNLYRAKSQGRNRLVTSLPVDR
- the pepA gene encoding leucyl aminopeptidase, with the translated sequence MEFSVKSGSPEKQRSACIVVGVFEPRRLSAVGEQLDKISEGYISNLLRRGDLEGKPGQMLLLHQVPNVLSERVLLVGCGKERELDERQYKQIISKTINTLNDTGSMEAVCFLTELHVKGRDSYWKVRQAVEATNTCLYTFDAMKSKKDETRRPLRKMVFNVPTRRELAIGEKAIAHGMAVSNGNKLCRDVANMPPNVCNPAYLASQAKQIAEKFDKLQVRTVGEEQMAELGMNAYLAVGRGSVNESVMTVMTYNGASDPERKPIVLVGKGLTFDSGGISLKPGEGMDEMKYDMGGAAGVIGAMRALCELDLDINVVAILAGCENMPSSNAYRPGDILTTMSGQTVEVLNTDAEGRLVLCDALTYVEQFDPEVVIDTATLTGACVVALGKHATGMLSNQNSLAHDLVAAGESSGDRCWRLPLWDDYADQLDSPFADMTNLGGKGAGTITAALFLSKFTKKYSWAHLDVAGTAWNSGANKGSTGRPVPILTQYLLGRAGEADSE
- the lptG gene encoding LPS export ABC transporter permease LptG; its protein translation is MKILDQYIARTIIGSSTVCLLVLTGLSGLIKFVDKLRWAGKGDFTTWDVVVYVLFLIPRDIETFFPIAAMLGALIGMGMLAQSSELVVMQAAGLSRMNIAMSVLKTALPLMLCVMLIGEYVAPVAEKTAREYAAQKRSGGSLIRSSSSGTWAKDGDGFVNIREVINADHLSGITLYRFDEDNTLRHVTHAEIAQFEGNSWQLSDVTRTHFNDDKIDTSHELTSYWQSNLTPEKLQVVTVKPESLSISGLVDYLDYLDANRQDPTRYWLALWRKVAQPVTVAVMMMLGLSFIFGPLRTVTMGARILLGVITGFSFYLSNEIFGPMSMVLGLPTFLGAMLPSMLFALAALLLLRRR
- a CDS encoding carboxymuconolactone decarboxylase family protein — protein: MPLLTPLAADTTPELANDFALFERILGFVPNSLLTMQRVPAMVTGFGALTKAVMDPNGDVDPGFKRILAHFCSRAAGCQYCEAHSLIAAELHDVSHQKVLAVWEYQTSPLYTDAERVALDFALAAGSVPNAVDEPLMERMRQYWSEVQIVEILGAISLYGFLNRWNDSMATQIEQPALAMGQEVLSPGGWNGGKHR
- a CDS encoding DNA polymerase III subunit chi, with the translated sequence MPKALFYVMTAANDAEQLACELAARSYSKGQGMVIYCADRSQAERVDELLWQFDAERFIPHNLAGEGPQAGAPVVIHWQDSDHNRLENRPQLLNLAPELPNFAVQFGQIIDFVPADDQAKAQARRRFAAARQMGLATSTHDLASQPF